The region GAAATAAAAGGGAATAAAATTTGTAGACAAGCCATAGGTGTTTGGAAAGAAATTTTTGATAAGCGTAAAAGTCCGTTTGGCAAAGAATATTATTGGCTTTCTGGCGAATTTGTAAATAGAGATAAAGGGCAAGACACAGACGTATATGCTTTAGAAAACGGATATGTTTCTATAGTACCGGTTCAGTTTGATTTAACAGCACATCACATGATTCAAAAACTAAATTCTTGGGAACTGTAAAAAAAGATATTTTAATAGGCATTTTAACCTCCTTATTTGCAACTGCGGCAGGTTGTTTTTTATATGTAGAGTATTTTTCGAAATTCAACTTTAATGAAACGCTGCAAATGATTGAAGACGGCGATTTGTATGGTAAAATTTTATCAATTGCTGCAATTCCTAATTTATTTGTATTCTTTGTCTTTATTAAAAAGAAGCAAGATAATAGGGCTAAAGGTGTTTTATTAACCACCATTATCATTGCTTTAACCACCTTAATTTTAAAGTTTGTCTAATGAAATATTATATTATTGCAGGTGAAGCTTCTGGAGATTTACATGGTTCTAATTTAATGAAAGCCTTGTACCAAGAAGATGCAGGTGCAAGTATTCGTTTTTGGGGTGGAGACTTAATGCAAAAAGCTGGCGGAACCCTTGTAAGTCATTATAAGGACAGAGCCTTTATGGGCTTTTTTGAGGTTTTAAGAAACCTGAATAAGGTGTTGGTATTTATTAAATTTTGTAAAAAAGATATTGAGCAGTTTCAGCCTGATGTCATTATTTTTATAGACAATTCGGGCTTTAATTTACGCATTGCAAAATGGGCAAAACAAGCAGGATTTAAAACTAATTATTATATTTCTCCTCAAGTTTGGGCTAGCAGAGCAAGCAGAATAAAAGGGATTCAAAGAGATATTGATAAAATGTTTGTAATTCTCCCTTTTGAAAAAGAGTTTTATAAAAAATATGATTACGAAGTAACGTTTGTAGGGCATCCTTTAATAGATGGTATTGCTCATAGAAAGCAGGTAAGCGAACACAAATTTAGAGAAGAGCATCAATTAGGAAATTTACCTATAATAGCCTTATTGCCAGGAAGTAGAAAACAAGAAATTATAAAAATGTTGTCTGTTATGTTGTCTTTGGTTGATGATTTTTCAGACTATAAATTTGTAATCGCAGGAGCGCCAAGTCAAGATTTTTCTTTTTATAAACGTATTATTGGTGATCGAAAAGTGAGTTTTATTGATAACAAAACCTACGATTTATTGTCCGTTTCAACAGCAGCTTTGGTAACTTCTGGAACGGCAACTTTAGAAACAGCTTTGTTTAAAGTACCACAAGTAGTTTGTTATAAAGCAGGCGCAATTTCTTATCAAATAGCAAAGAGAATTATTACTTTAAAATTTATTTCTTTGGTTAATTTAATCATGGGTAAAGAAGTAGTTACAGAATTAATTCAGCAAGATTTTACAAAAACAAAATTAAAAAAAGAACTTCTAAAAATTTTAGAGGACGAACACCGTCAGAAGTTATTTTTAGAGTATTATGAGTTAGAGAAAAAGTTAGGCGGAAAAGGAGCATCTCAGAAAACAGCAAAGTTGATTGTAGACAGTTTATAAGTAAAAGTACTATGAAAAAGATTTTAATTTTATTAATAACCTCTTTGATTTTTGGTGCGTGTGGAGCATCAAAAAATGCTACAAAAAAAAATACGAAAACAGATAAAATTGTTTCAAACGCTTTAAAATACAAAGGTGTAAAATATAAGTATGGTGGAACGACCAAAAGAGGAATGGATTGTTCTGGAGTTGTTTATGTTGCTTTTGGAAAAGAGAATGTGCAATTGCCTAGAATTTCTAAGGATATGGCAAAAAGAGGAAAAAAGATCTCTTTAAGAAGAGCAAAAAAAGGAGATTTGTTATTCTTTAAAATTTCTAGAAGGAAAAAAAGAATCAATCATGTGGGCTTGGTTACTTCGGTTAAAAACGGACAAGTAATGTTTATTCATGCTACCAGTTCTAGAGGCGTGATTGTGTCTTCCATGTCCGAAAAATATTGGAAAAACTCTTTCGTAAAAGCCACAAGAGTGCTCTAAACTTTTTTTAGAAATAAAGTTGTAACTTTATTTCGCTATGAAAAGGTTAATTAATTATGTACCCATCCACTTTTTACTCTTCCTAATTTTAGGAATTTCTACGCAATTCTACACGAATTTTTGGCAATTTGGTTTCGTACAATTATTTCTTTTGTTGCTATTATTTTTGGGGTTGTTTTTTTTAATTCCGAATAAAATTGTTAGAACATTATGTTCTTTTTTAGTGTTCTTTCTGATAGGAGTTTCTGCTGTTTTTATCAATAATAAGGAGAATTATAAAAATTATT is a window of Polaribacter litorisediminis DNA encoding:
- the lpxB gene encoding lipid-A-disaccharide synthase, whose protein sequence is MKYYIIAGEASGDLHGSNLMKALYQEDAGASIRFWGGDLMQKAGGTLVSHYKDRAFMGFFEVLRNLNKVLVFIKFCKKDIEQFQPDVIIFIDNSGFNLRIAKWAKQAGFKTNYYISPQVWASRASRIKGIQRDIDKMFVILPFEKEFYKKYDYEVTFVGHPLIDGIAHRKQVSEHKFREEHQLGNLPIIALLPGSRKQEIIKMLSVMLSLVDDFSDYKFVIAGAPSQDFSFYKRIIGDRKVSFIDNKTYDLLSVSTAALVTSGTATLETALFKVPQVVCYKAGAISYQIAKRIITLKFISLVNLIMGKEVVTELIQQDFTKTKLKKELLKILEDEHRQKLFLEYYELEKKLGGKGASQKTAKLIVDSL
- a CDS encoding C40 family peptidase, translated to MKKILILLITSLIFGACGASKNATKKNTKTDKIVSNALKYKGVKYKYGGTTKRGMDCSGVVYVAFGKENVQLPRISKDMAKRGKKISLRRAKKGDLLFFKISRRKKRINHVGLVTSVKNGQVMFIHATSSRGVIVSSMSEKYWKNSFVKATRVL